In Saccharothrix syringae, the following are encoded in one genomic region:
- a CDS encoding YybH family protein — protein MTAILKKFEAPTDPLEMTALYVRAVNEGDVDAVLSLYTEDAVSVWDPEKPISGEEHEQTIREFMTKNPVMTAEVKESYVTGDTVLLVVDWKFDIEGEESISGTGLDVLRKCPDGRWRYAIDNPFGDNDPVQEDAAEGDSAAEG, from the coding sequence GTGACCGCGATCCTGAAGAAGTTCGAGGCCCCGACCGACCCGCTGGAGATGACCGCCCTCTACGTGCGCGCCGTGAACGAGGGCGACGTCGACGCGGTGCTCTCGCTCTACACCGAGGACGCGGTCTCGGTGTGGGACCCGGAGAAGCCGATCAGCGGCGAGGAGCACGAGCAGACGATCCGGGAGTTCATGACCAAGAACCCGGTGATGACGGCCGAGGTCAAGGAGTCCTACGTGACCGGCGACACGGTCCTGCTGGTGGTGGACTGGAAGTTCGACATCGAGGGCGAGGAGTCGATCAGCGGCACCGGCCTGGACGTGCTGCGCAAGTGCCCCGACGGCCGCTGGCGCTACGCCATCGACAACCCGTTCGGCGACAACGACCCCGTGCAGGAGGACGCCGCGGAAGGCGACTCCGCCGCCGAGGGCTGA
- a CDS encoding aspartate aminotransferase family protein, which produces MALELAEAHLRGLLSQLGLDAEYVRGEGDTLWWRTPSGDVPVVDYVGGYGSLVLGHNHPALVERARELLDQRVPVHAQFSYHPYANDLAAALNRVLWREFGVEEPYSAIFANTGAEGIEVALKHAEMDRVGRVARLRAEIEGHLASADPELAARAREHNEGRFDLPPVFLTLEGSFHGKLAGSVQLTHNEGYRVPFRGLAAQARFVAPTEVAKAVEAERVTVLDVVDGELVERDLPVVAAFFVEPVQGEGGIRVLEAEVAAEIRAAADAAGFPVVVDEVQSGVGRTGAFYAASHIGLLGDYIVLAKALGGGLAKSSVLLVRQSRYLPDFELLHSSTFAKDAFSCHLGLRVVDLLEAEDGAAYRRAAERGEALAAALRSVRDEFPTVVADVRGKGLMLGLEFHDQTGGTTAVAEFARQGLLGYVLAGYLLREHRIRVFPTASATHTLRFEPSIHITDEQIAQLVTGLRAACTALRDHDDPAILPA; this is translated from the coding sequence ATGGCGCTGGAGCTGGCCGAGGCCCACCTGCGCGGGCTGCTGTCGCAACTGGGCCTGGACGCGGAGTACGTGCGGGGCGAGGGCGACACCCTGTGGTGGCGCACCCCGTCCGGGGACGTGCCGGTGGTGGACTACGTGGGCGGCTACGGCTCCCTGGTGCTGGGCCACAACCACCCAGCCCTGGTCGAGCGGGCCAGGGAACTGCTGGACCAGCGGGTGCCGGTGCACGCCCAGTTCTCCTACCACCCGTACGCCAACGACCTGGCCGCCGCGCTCAACCGGGTGCTGTGGCGCGAGTTCGGCGTCGAGGAGCCGTACTCGGCGATCTTCGCCAACACCGGTGCCGAGGGCATCGAGGTGGCCCTCAAGCACGCCGAGATGGACCGGGTCGGCAGGGTGGCGCGGCTGCGGGCCGAGATCGAGGGGCACCTGGCCTCGGCCGACCCGGAGCTGGCCGCCAGGGCCAGGGAGCACAACGAGGGCCGGTTCGACCTGCCCCCCGTGTTCCTGACCCTGGAGGGTTCCTTCCACGGCAAGCTGGCGGGCAGCGTGCAGCTGACCCACAACGAGGGCTACCGCGTGCCGTTCCGCGGCCTGGCCGCGCAGGCGAGGTTCGTGGCGCCGACCGAGGTGGCCAAGGCCGTGGAGGCCGAGCGCGTCACCGTGCTCGACGTGGTCGACGGCGAGTTGGTCGAACGCGACCTGCCGGTCGTGGCGGCGTTCTTCGTCGAACCGGTCCAGGGCGAGGGCGGCATCCGGGTGCTGGAGGCGGAGGTGGCGGCCGAGATCCGCGCCGCCGCGGACGCGGCCGGGTTCCCGGTGGTCGTCGACGAGGTGCAGAGCGGCGTGGGGCGCACCGGCGCGTTCTACGCGGCCTCGCACATCGGCCTGCTCGGCGACTACATCGTGCTGGCCAAGGCCCTGGGCGGCGGCCTGGCGAAGTCCTCGGTGCTGCTGGTCAGGCAGAGCCGCTACCTGCCGGACTTCGAACTGCTGCACAGCTCGACGTTCGCCAAGGACGCGTTCTCCTGCCACCTCGGCCTGCGCGTGGTCGACCTGCTGGAGGCCGAGGACGGCGCGGCCTACCGGCGGGCGGCGGAGCGGGGCGAGGCGCTGGCCGCCGCGCTGCGGTCGGTCCGCGACGAGTTCCCCACCGTGGTCGCCGACGTCCGCGGCAAGGGCCTGATGCTGGGCCTGGAGTTCCACGACCAGACCGGCGGCACGACCGCGGTGGCCGAGTTCGCCCGCCAGGGCCTGCTCGGCTACGTGCTGGCGGGCTACCTGCTGCGGGAGCACCGCATCCGGGTGTTCCCCACCGCCAGCGCCACGCACACGCTGCGCTTCGAACCGTCGATCCACATCACCGACGAGCAGATCGCCCAACTGGTCACCGGCCTGCGCGCCGCGTGCACCGCCCTGCGGGACCACGACGACCCCGCGATCCTGCCGGCCTGA
- the fxlM gene encoding methyltransferase, FxLD system, with amino-acid sequence MTATTDTGPDELRDRMVDHIADAGHLHSATIEHALRTVPRHLFVPDATIEDAYANRSITIKPGEPGGRPASCISVPTVVAMMLDQLDARPGHRVLEIGAGTGYNAALLAELVGPTGQVTTIDIHPDVTTHARQALDATGYDRVHVVTGDGTLGHPDHAPYDRIIVTVGPWDLPPAWLDQLAPGGRLVVPLTWRGQTRSVAFVKQEDGVLRATDSRLCGFIPMIGDGQDGERTARIADDVDLHYDPDQPIDPETLHGVLAREATTVWSGASVAPMESTDLIWPRLTGVEPGTCRFAAGNAAVEAGLCNPAFKFSSPALVDGDSLAYLTLRGPEPEATERRFELGATGHGPLGANLAERLCAVIRTWSHDRTAQAVITAYPAGTPDAELADGPVVDKRFVRLVIST; translated from the coding sequence ATGACCGCCACCACCGACACCGGGCCGGACGAGCTGCGCGACCGCATGGTCGACCACATCGCCGATGCCGGACACCTGCACTCGGCCACCATCGAGCACGCGCTGCGCACCGTGCCCCGCCACCTGTTCGTGCCCGACGCAACCATCGAGGACGCGTACGCCAACAGGTCCATCACCATCAAGCCCGGCGAACCCGGCGGCAGGCCCGCGAGCTGCATCTCCGTGCCCACGGTCGTGGCGATGATGCTCGACCAGCTCGACGCCCGACCCGGCCACCGCGTCCTGGAGATCGGCGCCGGCACCGGCTACAACGCCGCCCTGCTGGCCGAACTCGTCGGACCCACCGGCCAGGTCACCACCATCGACATCCACCCCGACGTCACCACTCATGCTCGTCAGGCCCTCGACGCCACCGGCTACGACCGCGTGCACGTCGTCACCGGCGACGGCACCCTGGGACACCCCGACCACGCCCCTTACGACCGGATCATCGTCACCGTCGGCCCCTGGGACCTGCCGCCCGCGTGGCTGGACCAGCTCGCCCCCGGCGGTCGGCTCGTGGTGCCGCTGACCTGGAGGGGGCAGACCCGCAGCGTCGCGTTCGTCAAGCAGGAGGACGGGGTGCTGCGCGCCACCGACAGCCGGCTGTGCGGCTTCATCCCCATGATCGGCGACGGCCAGGACGGCGAACGCACAGCCCGCATCGCCGACGACGTCGACCTGCACTACGACCCCGACCAGCCCATCGACCCGGAAACGCTCCACGGCGTCCTCGCCCGGGAAGCCACCACGGTGTGGTCGGGCGCGTCGGTGGCCCCGATGGAATCCACCGACCTCATCTGGCCCCGCCTCACCGGCGTCGAACCCGGTACCTGCCGCTTCGCCGCGGGCAACGCCGCCGTCGAGGCCGGCCTGTGCAACCCCGCGTTCAAGTTCAGCAGCCCCGCCCTGGTCGACGGCGACTCCCTGGCCTACCTCACCTTGCGCGGACCTGAACCCGAGGCCACCGAACGCCGCTTCGAACTCGGCGCCACCGGCCACGGCCCGCTTGGGGCGAATCTCGCCGAACGCCTGTGCGCTGTGATCCGCACTTGGAGCCACGACCGCACCGCCCAGGCCGTCATCACCGCCTACCCGGCAGGCACCCCCGACGCAGAACTGGCAGATGGGCCGGTGGTCGACAAGCGGTTCGTCCGCCTGGTGATCTCCACCTGA
- a CDS encoding lanthionine synthetase C family protein, producing MPPVGQAGRARPPGARRQPMTEINPQPPEHDPSPDWGQSLSFGAAGIALRHVVRARAGLGEWSTAHPWVAAMTRRPITAHPDACLFRGAPAVAFVLRVAGRPAYAAAIDTLDRYITDLVAQRLTAAHQRVEQGRLPRLREFDLINGLTGLGAYLLLRGGDGVLAREVLGYLVRLATEPVTRAGEAFPGWWTDHASTDRPSTGWPGGHANLGIAHGIAGPLALLAHAVISGITVPGQAEAIDRICRELDRWRCGTPTRPWWPGTIRAAEWRTGSVDQHAAQRPSWCYGTPGLARAQQLAALALGDRRRQRAAEHALTACITDERQLALLDDASLCHGWAGLVHTARRTAADAGPDSELTALLPQLHTRFEYHLHGRRPVTGNGLLEGTAGIALTRDAATAPALRWDACLLITPPATKTLDAEGTG from the coding sequence GTGCCGCCGGTTGGCCAGGCAGGCCGCGCTCGCCCGCCGGGCGCGAGGCGGCAGCCGATGACCGAAATCAACCCGCAACCGCCGGAGCACGATCCCTCGCCGGACTGGGGGCAGTCCCTGTCCTTCGGCGCAGCCGGGATCGCGTTGCGGCACGTCGTTCGCGCCCGTGCGGGCTTGGGCGAGTGGAGCACCGCCCACCCGTGGGTTGCGGCGATGACCCGCCGCCCGATCACCGCGCACCCCGACGCCTGCCTGTTCCGGGGCGCTCCGGCGGTCGCGTTCGTCCTTCGGGTCGCCGGCCGACCTGCCTACGCTGCCGCGATCGACACCCTCGACCGCTACATCACCGACCTCGTCGCACAGCGCCTGACCGCCGCACACCAGCGCGTCGAGCAGGGCCGACTGCCCCGATTGCGCGAGTTCGACCTGATCAACGGCTTGACCGGCCTCGGTGCGTACCTGCTGCTCCGAGGCGGTGACGGCGTGCTCGCGAGGGAGGTACTGGGCTACCTGGTGCGGTTGGCCACCGAGCCCGTGACCCGTGCCGGCGAAGCCTTTCCGGGCTGGTGGACCGACCACGCCTCCACCGACCGCCCCTCGACCGGGTGGCCCGGCGGCCACGCCAACCTCGGCATCGCCCACGGTATTGCCGGCCCATTGGCGCTGCTGGCCCACGCGGTGATCAGCGGAATCACCGTTCCCGGACAGGCCGAGGCGATCGACCGGATCTGCCGTGAGCTGGACCGGTGGCGGTGCGGCACCCCAACCCGACCGTGGTGGCCGGGCACCATCCGGGCGGCGGAATGGCGCACCGGCTCCGTTGACCAGCACGCAGCGCAGCGGCCGTCGTGGTGCTACGGAACCCCCGGACTCGCCCGCGCCCAACAACTCGCCGCCCTGGCACTGGGCGACCGCCGTCGGCAGCGCGCCGCCGAGCACGCGTTGACCGCCTGCATCACCGACGAGCGGCAGCTCGCCCTGCTCGACGACGCCTCCCTCTGCCACGGCTGGGCCGGACTCGTCCACACCGCCCGGCGCACCGCCGCCGACGCCGGACCCGACAGCGAGCTGACGGCCCTGCTGCCACAGCTGCACACCCGCTTCGAGTACCACCTGCACGGCCGCCGACCGGTCACCGGCAACGGCCTTCTCGAAGGCACCGCAGGCATCGCCCTCACCCGCGACGCGGCCACCGCGCCCGCTCTCCGGTGGGACGCCTGCCTGCTCATCACCCCACCTGCCACCAAGACGCTGGACGCGGAAGGAACCGGATGA
- a CDS encoding lantibiotic dehydratase, which produces MISAGGRPLYRHTGVALLRAAAAPLTDAPDRWPDLTDIPGCRLWLDRMWSRSGLVEAVRQAGPSLADRVEAIRLGHAVSDRQVRSMTLSVARYVLRGIGRPMPFGLFAGVAPVTVADRTSVRWGGQHRAAVRVNTEWLADITTRAEAVPELLERLEVTVNDLAVRRGDRLEVPHGPNRVAIRHTSVVAAVREAASTPIRFGALVDRLAEDFTADRRRALDTLTELVRRGHLLTGLRAPFTVTDPFAYLIARLRDADARSLPGMTTLLDGLDVVLAELRHHNDDATPPAEQHRLRTTLLDRMRCLSSAGRTPLAADLLLDSDVRVPDGVAQEMERAASALLRTTRHPTGDPAWREYHAAFVDRYGTGTLVPLLDLVSPDAGLGYPARYDGSLLPTPVPAFARRDERLAAMAWRAMADGTREIVLTDDDIAALTSEDFDERYIPPHVELSARVHAAGAAAVDRGEFTLTVAPARSAGTLTSRFTPTATGSGLAEVYRALPAATEGALRAQLSFGPKYAPAENVCRVPAYLDHVIPLGEHRGPGDPATLITVEDLAVAATRDRLHLVSRSRRRVVEPQVFHALALDKQPPPLARFLAELPRAFSASWYQFDWGPHVNLPVLPRVRYGRTVLSPAQWRLTTADLSTGDDWRQLPDRWRRLWDCPDVVELRDADRTLRLTLDEPAHATLLHAHLVRHGQAVLHEATPVADCGWLDHHAHEIALPLVTTRAPAPNPLRGALPEVGNTHGHLPGAPDSRRLTAKIHTHPERMNDIVARHLPELLDDLDEDQGWWFLRYHSPRETHHLRLRLHVDPDHYAACTNALGKWTQRMRQAGVTGRLVLDTYHPEVGRYGHGAALAAAEDVFAADSRLVAALLRNLPATAAHPTALVAAGMVGIVEGFLGGPGEAADWLTARRTRTTAAIDRAVADEAIRLATDRDALRQLPGWMESVEQAWRSRADTLAAYRVQLPADADTDTVLESLLHMHHNRAVGIDSDSEHACRRLARQAALARRARGGSR; this is translated from the coding sequence ATGATTTCCGCTGGTGGAAGGCCGCTGTACCGGCACACGGGGGTCGCGTTGCTGCGGGCCGCGGCGGCACCGCTGACCGACGCACCCGACCGGTGGCCCGACCTGACCGACATCCCGGGGTGCCGGTTGTGGCTGGACCGGATGTGGTCCCGGTCCGGTCTGGTCGAGGCGGTGCGGCAGGCCGGCCCGTCGCTGGCCGACCGCGTCGAAGCCATCAGGCTGGGCCACGCGGTGTCCGACCGGCAGGTCCGCAGCATGACCCTGTCCGTCGCCCGGTACGTGCTGCGCGGCATCGGCCGCCCCATGCCCTTCGGTCTGTTCGCGGGGGTGGCCCCGGTGACGGTGGCCGACAGGACCAGCGTGCGGTGGGGTGGACAGCACCGGGCGGCCGTGCGGGTGAACACCGAGTGGCTGGCCGACATCACCACTCGCGCCGAAGCCGTTCCCGAACTGCTGGAGCGATTGGAGGTGACCGTCAACGACCTGGCCGTGCGGCGTGGTGACCGCCTGGAGGTCCCGCACGGGCCGAACCGGGTGGCGATTCGGCACACCAGCGTGGTCGCCGCGGTCAGGGAGGCGGCGTCGACCCCGATCCGGTTCGGCGCGCTGGTCGACAGGCTCGCCGAGGACTTCACCGCCGACCGACGCCGAGCCCTCGACACCCTTACCGAGCTGGTGCGTCGAGGTCATCTGCTGACCGGCCTGCGCGCACCGTTCACCGTGACCGATCCATTCGCCTACTTGATCGCTCGCTTGCGCGATGCCGACGCCCGGAGCTTGCCCGGCATGACCACCCTGCTCGACGGACTCGACGTCGTCCTGGCCGAGCTTCGCCACCACAACGACGACGCCACCCCGCCCGCCGAGCAGCACCGCCTGCGCACCACGCTCCTGGACCGCATGCGGTGTCTGTCCTCGGCGGGCCGTACCCCGTTGGCCGCGGATCTGCTGCTGGACAGCGATGTCCGCGTGCCCGACGGCGTCGCGCAGGAGATGGAGCGCGCGGCCTCGGCGTTGCTGCGCACCACGCGGCACCCGACCGGTGATCCGGCCTGGCGGGAGTACCACGCGGCGTTCGTCGACCGGTACGGCACCGGCACGCTGGTGCCGCTGCTCGACCTCGTCTCCCCGGACGCCGGCCTGGGCTACCCGGCCCGCTACGACGGCAGCCTGCTGCCCACGCCGGTCCCGGCGTTCGCCCGGCGCGACGAGCGGTTGGCGGCGATGGCCTGGCGGGCGATGGCCGACGGCACCCGCGAAATCGTCCTGACCGACGACGACATCGCCGCGCTGACCAGCGAGGACTTCGACGAGCGCTACATCCCGCCGCACGTGGAGTTGTCCGCTCGCGTGCACGCCGCCGGCGCGGCGGCGGTCGACCGCGGGGAGTTCACCCTCACCGTGGCACCCGCCCGCTCGGCCGGGACGCTGACCAGCCGTTTCACCCCGACGGCCACCGGCTCAGGGCTGGCGGAGGTCTACCGGGCGCTACCCGCCGCGACCGAGGGTGCGCTGCGGGCCCAGTTGAGCTTCGGCCCGAAGTACGCGCCGGCGGAGAACGTCTGCCGCGTCCCGGCCTACCTCGACCACGTCATCCCACTGGGAGAGCACCGCGGACCTGGCGATCCCGCCACCCTGATCACCGTCGAGGACCTGGCCGTCGCCGCGACCCGGGACCGCTTGCACCTGGTCAGCAGGTCCCGCCGCCGGGTGGTCGAGCCGCAGGTGTTCCACGCGCTCGCGCTGGACAAGCAGCCTCCGCCGCTGGCGCGGTTCCTGGCCGAGCTGCCGCGTGCGTTCAGCGCGTCCTGGTACCAGTTCGACTGGGGACCGCACGTCAACCTGCCGGTGCTGCCGCGGGTGCGCTACGGCCGCACCGTGCTGTCCCCGGCGCAATGGCGGCTGACCACCGCCGACCTGTCGACCGGTGACGACTGGCGGCAGTTGCCGGACCGGTGGCGGCGGCTGTGGGACTGCCCCGACGTGGTCGAGTTGCGTGACGCCGACCGCACCCTGCGCCTGACCCTCGACGAGCCCGCCCACGCCACCCTGCTGCACGCCCACCTCGTCCGGCACGGCCAAGCCGTCCTCCACGAGGCCACACCCGTCGCCGACTGCGGCTGGCTCGACCACCACGCCCACGAGATCGCGTTGCCGCTGGTCACCACACGCGCTCCCGCGCCGAACCCGCTGCGCGGAGCACTGCCCGAGGTGGGCAACACCCACGGGCACCTGCCCGGCGCCCCGGACTCGCGCCGGCTCACGGCAAAGATCCACACCCACCCGGAGCGGATGAACGACATCGTCGCCCGGCACCTGCCGGAGCTGCTGGACGACCTCGACGAGGACCAGGGCTGGTGGTTCCTGCGCTATCACAGCCCTCGCGAGACCCACCACCTCCGGCTGCGCCTGCATGTCGACCCTGACCACTACGCTGCGTGCACCAACGCGCTCGGGAAGTGGACGCAGCGGATGCGGCAGGCAGGCGTGACCGGACGGCTGGTGCTGGACACCTACCACCCGGAGGTCGGCCGCTACGGGCATGGTGCGGCACTGGCCGCCGCCGAGGACGTCTTCGCCGCCGACTCCCGCTTGGTCGCCGCCCTGCTGCGGAACCTGCCCGCCACAGCGGCCCACCCCACCGCACTGGTCGCGGCAGGCATGGTCGGCATCGTCGAAGGCTTCCTCGGCGGTCCCGGCGAAGCGGCCGACTGGCTGACCGCCCGCCGGACCCGCACCACTGCCGCGATCGACCGCGCGGTGGCCGACGAGGCGATCCGGCTGGCCACCGACCGGGATGCGCTGCGCCAGCTGCCCGGCTGGATGGAGTCGGTCGAGCAGGCATGGCGGTCCCGCGCCGACACGCTGGCCGCCTACCGCGTGCAACTGCCGGCCGATGCGGACACCGACACCGTTCTGGAGTCGCTGCTGCACATGCACCACAACCGGGCCGTCGGCATCGACTCGGACAGCGAACACGCGTGCCGCCGGTTGGCCAGGCAGGCCGCGCTCGCCCGCCGGGCGCGAGGCGGCAGCCGATGA
- a CDS encoding FxLD family lanthipeptide produces MADLREPLCESPAPQGFRVRLMVICSAIRREPLLMTTTELHAVDDPFALDVQVITDVPNGAQGACTEGTNDGCDPTCASACVTGGV; encoded by the coding sequence GTGGCCGATCTGCGCGAACCCCTGTGCGAAAGCCCTGCTCCACAAGGCTTTCGCGTCAGGTTGATGGTGATCTGCTCAGCAATACGAAGGGAACCGCTGCTCATGACGACGACCGAACTCCACGCCGTCGACGACCCGTTCGCTCTCGACGTCCAGGTCATCACCGACGTGCCGAACGGGGCGCAGGGTGCGTGCACGGAAGGCACCAACGACGGCTGCGACCCCACGTGCGCATCGGCGTGCGTGACCGGCGGCGTATGA
- a CDS encoding peptide deformylase yields MFVTGGARSTSGDNDEINAFAAELTRWRDVRGLSRTALAKLMGYDRSYVSKVESGHERPSREFALQAEAALKAGGALRTAFREYESGRTGKSRPPLSPTPAEQSGAGSLVVDHDDATLHYDGHTYRLTQRRRLVNGGAEPITRYLIRISVDRHPGDPERSTRLYSTDPLTWDEIDLHAWHGQDRAEPMSWSAHHDRDALKEVWLHFSGDTGHFPLYPGESTWIEYEYTVRDTHWGNWFQRAVRLPTAKLSVSLNFPADLTPVVWGLHTSMTAEAMPFPTAIDRTIDHDRVIFAWSCQDPPLHARYRLEWDFRGRTTADTAPARPSETMAALGVVQDGDPLLRRTARPFDLPAEAEDARRVIAELHSAAERIAHAHTFGKGMGIAAPQIGIDRAAALVRPPGTDPITLLNPRIIENGTETDEQYEGCLSFFDVRCLVPRPMQIHVEHTDITGEKKITVFDRGMARLVAHEVDHLHGTLCRDHLPDGRQPIPVEQYRGTGQTWNYSGSP; encoded by the coding sequence GTGTTCGTGACCGGTGGGGCGCGTTCGACGAGCGGGGACAACGACGAGATCAACGCCTTCGCGGCGGAACTCACCCGTTGGCGTGACGTGCGCGGGCTGTCCCGCACCGCACTGGCCAAGCTGATGGGCTACGACCGCTCGTACGTATCCAAGGTGGAGTCGGGGCACGAGCGGCCATCACGGGAGTTCGCGCTCCAGGCCGAAGCCGCGTTGAAGGCCGGCGGGGCGCTGCGCACCGCGTTCCGCGAGTACGAGTCAGGCCGCACCGGCAAGTCCCGACCGCCGCTGTCACCCACTCCCGCGGAGCAGTCCGGCGCGGGCAGCCTGGTGGTCGACCACGACGACGCCACCCTGCACTACGACGGGCACACCTACCGGCTCACCCAGCGCCGCCGCCTGGTCAACGGCGGTGCCGAGCCCATCACCCGCTACCTGATCCGCATCTCCGTCGACCGCCACCCCGGCGACCCCGAACGGTCCACCCGCCTCTACAGCACCGACCCGCTGACCTGGGACGAGATCGACCTGCACGCCTGGCACGGCCAGGACCGGGCCGAGCCGATGAGCTGGAGCGCCCACCACGACCGCGACGCCCTCAAAGAGGTCTGGCTGCACTTCTCCGGCGACACCGGCCACTTCCCGCTCTACCCCGGCGAGTCGACCTGGATCGAGTACGAGTACACCGTCCGCGACACCCACTGGGGCAACTGGTTCCAACGCGCCGTCCGGCTGCCCACCGCCAAGCTGTCGGTGTCGCTGAACTTCCCCGCCGACCTCACCCCGGTGGTGTGGGGCCTGCACACCTCCATGACCGCCGAGGCCATGCCCTTCCCCACCGCCATCGACCGCACCATCGACCACGATCGGGTGATCTTCGCCTGGTCCTGCCAGGACCCGCCCCTGCACGCCCGCTACCGGCTCGAATGGGACTTCCGCGGCCGCACTACCGCCGACACCGCGCCCGCGCGCCCCAGCGAAACCATGGCCGCGCTCGGTGTGGTCCAGGACGGCGACCCGCTGCTGCGCCGCACCGCCCGCCCCTTCGACCTGCCCGCCGAGGCCGAGGACGCCCGCCGGGTCATCGCCGAGCTGCACTCCGCCGCCGAACGCATCGCCCACGCCCACACCTTCGGCAAGGGCATGGGCATCGCCGCACCCCAGATCGGCATCGACCGCGCCGCCGCCCTCGTCCGCCCGCCCGGCACCGATCCGATCACCCTGCTCAACCCAAGGATCATCGAGAACGGCACCGAGACCGACGAGCAGTACGAGGGCTGCCTGAGCTTCTTCGACGTCCGCTGCCTGGTCCCCCGACCGATGCAGATCCACGTCGAGCACACCGACATCACCGGCGAGAAGAAGATCACCGTCTTCGACCGCGGCATGGCCCGCCTGGTCGCCCACGAGGTCGACCACCTCCACGGCACCCTCTGCCGCGACCACCTGCCCGACGGACGACAGCCCATCCCGGTCGAGCAGTACCGCGGCACCGGCCAGACCTGGAACTACAGCGGATCGCCGTGA